CGCCCGCAGCGCCTTCACCCTTTCCTGCAGACGGGCGACATGCTCTTCGACCAGTTCGTTCTTGGCGATGATGTGCGTGTCGGCCCTGCGCGCCTTGATCCACTGCTGCAGGCGCCCCTTCTTGGTGTCCGCGATCAGCTCGAGCTTTTTGGCGGCTTCGGCCTTGCGGCTGCCCATCCTTCCCTGGTAGTCGGCAAAAGGGATTCCGAAGATCGATGCATACTGGACGCCGCAGAAGATCAGGACAAAAAGGAGGGAAAAGCCGGCGATCATCCTTGTCTGCAGGCTGTGGGCCAGCCCAAGGCTCTCTCCTGCCCTGCGTGGGTCTTTTTTTACCGCCATGAACCGTCTCCCTTTCACCGCTCAGTCCGATCCTTCTGAGGATACCGGCAAACCCCTCAGCCTACCTTGCGCCAGATCCGGTTCGGCCTGTCCACCGGCACGAACCCCTCGGCAAGCTGCCCCGAGAGGTCTTCGGAGGAGCCGAGGACGAGGAAACCGCCCGGGCCGAGGGAGCGGCGCAGCCTGCACAGAATCCCGGCCTGCGGCTCCGGCTGGAAGTAGATCAGCACGTTGCGGCACAGAACCAGGTCGAACGTTCCAAAGATGCTTTCCGAAGGCGCGGTCCTCTCGGCGGAGGTCAAATCATCGCGGCAGAACTGGACCATTTCCCGGACAAAGGGCTTGACCCTGAAGCCCGTCGCCGTCGGGTCGAAATAGCGGTCGAGAACCCCCAGCTTGGTTTCCTCGAACTTCTCCCTCGAAAAGTCCCCCCGCTCGGCCTGCCGCAGGGCTTCCCCGTTCATGTCGGAGGCGAAGATGAAGACCCGCCAGTCGCCCGCCTCCTTCTGCAGGGCCTGGTGGATCAGGATCGCCACCGAATAGGCCTCTTCCCCCGAGGCGCATCCGGCGCTCCACACCCGGATCTCCCTCGGCCCCCCACGCCCCCTGCGTTCGATGAGCCGAGGCAGGACGCTGCCGGCCAGGTTTTCGAATACGATCGCATCCCGGAAAAAATGGCTCACCCTGACCCCGACCGCGTCGACCAGTCGGTCCGGTTCCGCGGGGTCGGTGCGCAGCTTGTGCAGGTAGGCCGCCGAATCCCGAATGCCGAGCTGCCCCATGCGGAAGCTCAGCCGCCGCTGCAGGGTCCCCGGGCGATATCCATGGAAAGCGATGCCCCTTGCCTGCTCAAGCTCGGCAAAGATGTCCTCTAGGTCAGGGTT
This genomic window from Desulfuromonas sp. contains:
- a CDS encoding protein-glutamate O-methyltransferase CheR → MNPDLEDIFAELEQARGIAFHGYRPGTLQRRLSFRMGQLGIRDSAAYLHKLRTDPAEPDRLVDAVGVRVSHFFRDAIVFENLAGSVLPRLIERRGRGGPREIRVWSAGCASGEEAYSVAILIHQALQKEAGDWRVFIFASDMNGEALRQAERGDFSREKFEETKLGVLDRYFDPTATGFRVKPFVREMVQFCRDDLTSAERTAPSESIFGTFDLVLCRNVLIYFQPEPQAGILCRLRRSLGPGGFLVLGSSEDLSGQLAEGFVPVDRPNRIWRKVG